The following proteins come from a genomic window of Lolium rigidum isolate FL_2022 chromosome 5, APGP_CSIRO_Lrig_0.1, whole genome shotgun sequence:
- the LOC124651553 gene encoding PTI1-like tyrosine-protein kinase At3g15890: MMNRCFSCLNGGGGETEPEAAASRRRRNPPSRRASRNRNRSVEFPWEMFTLKELVQATNNFNDSNKLGEGGFGTVYWGRTSKGVEIAVKRLKAMTAKAEMEFAIEVEILGRVRHRNLLSLRGFYAGGDERLIVYDYMPNHSLLTHLHPHRGTPASQQHPPLDWPRRVSIALGAAQGLAYLHHEATPHIIHRDIKASNVLLDADLVPKVADFGFAKLIPDGVTHLTTRVKGTLGYLAPEYAMWGKVSESCDVYSFGCVELVVGLVW; the protein is encoded by the exons ATGATGAACCGGTGCTTCAGCTGCCtcaacggtggcggcggcgagaccGAACCGGAGGCTGCCGCCAGTCGTCGTCGGAG AAACCCCCCGTCGAGGAGGGCGTCCAGGAACAGGAACCGCAGCGTGGAGTTCCCGTGGGAGATGTTCACCCTCAAGGAGCTCGTGCAGGCGACCAATAACTTCAACGATAGCAACAAGCTCGGCGAGGGCGGCTTCGGCACCGTCTACTGGGGCCGCACCTCCAAAGGCGTTGAG ATCGCGGTGAAACGGCTGAAGGCGATGACGGCAAAGGCGGAGATGGAGTTTGCGATCGAGGTAGAGATTCTGGGCCGCGTCCGCCACCGCAACCTGCTCAGCCTCCGCGGCTTCTacgccggcggcgacgagcggCTCATCGTGTACGACTACATGCCCAACCACAGCCTCCTCACCCACCTCCACCCGCACCGCGGCACCCCGGCTTCGCAGCAGCACCCGCCCCTTGACTGGCCGCGCCGCGTCTCCATCGCCCTCGGCGCCGCCCAGGGCCTGGCCTACCTGCACCATGAGGCCACCCCGCACATCATCCACCGCGACATCAAGGCCAGCAACGTGCTGCTGGACGCGGATCTGGTGCCCAAGGTGGCCGACTTCGGCTTCGCCAAGCTCATCCCGGACGGCGTCACTCACCTCACCACCCGGGTCAAGGGCACGCTCGGGTACCTGGCGCCGGAGTACGCCATGTGGGGCAAGGTCTCTGAGAGCTGCGACGTGTACAGCTTCGGG TGTGTGGAATTGGTGGTGGGTCTTGTTTGGTGA